The genomic DNA GAGTTGTGAATAATACGCTTGGGTCTACTtctgtgtgtgtatatatatatatattgtgtgtGTGAAGGTTGTGGGTTTATGTTCTTTACTAAAATTAGAACATCCAATTGTTTTCTTGTGTTCCTAGGTGGTCTGCAGACTCTGGTCCTCGTAAGATTGGATCTCCTGAACTACATGATATGCTGGCTGAATACATATACTCCGAATCACCAGAACCTGTACTGTCTTTTTTGTGCTTTTGGTGTTTATATTTTGACTTTTATTTACCGGATCCTAAAAGCAAAATGAATATAATCAAATATTAATTATACTCTTTGATTCGCAGGACATGACCAGAGTGTGTTACCATTTTGCAAGGGGTAGAAATCCGAATAGGTTTGCTTCAACCCTTGTTAATTTCATGGGGAAGGTAAgtgttttgttttcctttttcGAGTATTCTTTTATAAATATGGATATGCAACCGTGTTTGTTCTTGTGCTGGCTATGCAGTGTTATCCAGGTGAAGATGATTTGGCGATTGCACGAGCGGTTTTGATGTAAGTAAGCTTTAAAACAATATAAGAACCACCTAGCGGTGCAagcgagccgagccgagctgagcCCAAGATCGAGCTCGATTAATTTATGAGAGATCGACTgacatggttgtaaaaatcccgcctaggctccgattagtcgccgattaatcactaatcggaGGTTCACCGAGTAATGACCGATTAATCGCTAGGTGGTCAATGGTGGTCTTATTCTAGCTAAATTTTGGCCAGATTCTGGCCAAATTTCAACCAAATCTTATAAATTCCCTCCAGTTACTTAAAAAATGAGTCAACGAGAGGTTAAAACCTGTCTACTTAAAAATgttacatataaaaatgtgtgtgtatatataaaactaaaaattacatataaaaaacccaATCCCAATTAATCCCTAATCTTGATTAATTGCTAGTCGGTACCTCACCGACTGACTAGCGCCTACCGATTCTTACAACACTGGAGATCGAGCTCGGCTTGtctattatctattaattaatatattaaataacaataatataaataatagactcgtttaggctcgcgaggtCGGGcttgggctcgtttactaaacaagcttgTTTTTAGGTTCTGGCTTGGCTCGTAAACAAGTTTGAATAAGCTCGGCTTGGCTCGTTTACTAGACAACTTTAAATAAGGAGTAcatgttattaaatattaataaaaactaatattacaccaaggctcgataaggcttaacgagcctgacgagcttcacatgccaggctcgagcttgggctcgataaggctcggctcgtttcgagcattttctcgagccgatctcaaGCAGCTCGCGaaccgctcggctcgtttgcacccctagaaCCACCTTATCATTCTCATGGCTTATCTCACAAATGTGAGATTAAGGAAAGCTCACATTTTGATGATTCAAGAATCAATATTCTGTTTTATTAATTAGTTAACATAAGTGTATAACTGTATATTATTTTTGAATATGGTGTTGTGTAGGTATCTGTCTTTAGGTAACCTGAGAGATGCTAACAATTTAATGGACGAGATAGAGAAACTTGCTCAAGTCAAGGAGCTTGAGTTTCCCGATTCAGAATTAATGCGATTTATCAACTATCTTTTGCAAACGTTAGTTCTGTATTTAACTATTTTATCGACTTTAATTGAAAGAAACAAACATATGATCAAGATTTCATCACAGGTTAATGAGAGATGCATTGCCGTTATTCAATATGTTGAAACAAAAATTCAGCTCCAGTATAGAACGAGATCCTACGTTCAATGAGGTGTGTAATTTTGTTAAATTTGTTAGTTGTGGGACCCACATTGACATCTTTTTTTCCCTCATACTATTAAGTGGGACCCATAAATGAACTGTTAAAATTATTGGGTGCAGTTGTTAGAAGACGTTGGGGAAAAGTTCTATGGAGTACGCCGTAAAAATCCGTTACAAGGGATGTTTGGAGAATTGTTTAAGGTACCTTTATTTTCTTCTCTTCCTTATAGGACGTAGGTTTGACCCGTTTATGGGTAAACGGGTCACTTTGGGCTGTAGTTTTCTACCCATGGGTAAATAGCGAACGTTAGCTAAAATTTAAATCGGCCAGAAAGTCGTCAGAAGTTTTTTAAAATGATTTTATAATGATacttaaaataaattattttttttggtTCGAAAATAAAAAATGACAAACATGGGtttttggtttggcccaatctcGGTGTAAATGAGCCGAGCCAAGCCTGTGCTCGGCTCATCATGCTTTTATAAAGCTCAATCTTGGCTCGAACGTAAAACCCAAGAACCTCGGCTCGGCTCGAGGTAATTTGAGAACAATTTTAAatgagctaaaagctcggctcgagctcgcttTGATAGCTTAGACGAGCCAAAGCTCGGATCACCAATGTTAAATAGCCGGTATattatatgtaaaaaaataatataaaatttatttggGCTCGATTTGGCTTGTGAGCCTGAACGAGCTTTGTAtgtaaagctcgagctcggcctCGATATCTAAACGAGTCATATTTCAgtctcgagctcgggctcgggctcgttaaggctcggcgCGTTCGAGCTTTTTACCGATCCGATTCCTAGTAGCTCTCGACCTGCTCCATCTTGTTTACATCCCTAATCTCACCTGACCCGTACTAAAAAGTTACTCGTTTTGACTTGAACCCTTTACCCGACTCGGTTAACctgcccattttgccacctctacaATTTCATCGTTTATGATGTTAGTGCGTTTGTGTGTGTGTGGCTCTTGATTTTCTGGTGATGGGGTAATCgttttttaaaattctaactaATTTTTCCGGTTTGCAGATGTGAGTTGAAGCGGTTGCGTGTTTAAGTTTCATATAAAAGGAGCCAAACCTTTCCCTGAATGTTGGATTCCCAGCTGGTTATCTGGTTGGTTACAAACACCAATCTACTTGTTTGACATTGTGATGAGATGCAAATGTTGTTTACACAGCTCTTCTATATTATGAGTACACATTTTATTGTAAGAGTATGTAATTTAGAAAATAAATGGAATCATAATGAGTTTTTTTTGCCTGTACTTTCTATCTCTTGAAACCATTTTCTTActaatataatttttattatatgtAAAGATGTGATTTATTTTGAGGATGAAATCAAAACCCTTTTGGTATGCtgttctttttttatttttaaatatggAAATGTGCTTGAGTAACATTGTAACAAGGTCAACATTGGAGatcatgttttttttaataatttacaaACACTTGTTACTGATCTTTATCTACTTAGGCAGGGCGGGGCACCAAGCAGGTAGGGTGCTGCGGGTTCATTGCCACTAGGCAACACTGTCGCCACCTACGCGTGTTAGCCTTGTGGGTTATGTTCACCGGTATTGTTTGCCACTGCGGTTGGGGTTTCATTGCCACTAGGACACACCGCCACCACCTACACGTGTTAGCCTAATGGGTTATGTTCACGGTATTGTTTGCCACTGCGGTTGTTCAATGTGACCGTTGGAACTAGAGTTGGCATGAGTGTTTAATTACATTTAACTAGAATTACCACCCGTCGCAATGCGGCGGGAATTCATTAGTTATGTATCAAATTAAATAAAAGTCAAATGTCTCTTACATGACCATGAACTTGTGTGTAAAACatgaaaagaataactaagttgatctctGACCCGCGCGTTGCGACAGACTTATCAAACGGGGAAAATAGATGCGTTGCGAAAGgcctgtcaaacaggaaaaaaatagatgaaaaaacgttgaaactgcacacgcacgttgcggcgtgttaactccaaaaatttagaacgaaacgttaaacggaaaacttgcgaaagatgaaaagtataatgGACCAAAGTTTAATGTTAAAAAATATGGGGGTTAAATTGCAAATGATGTAGtgaaaaaatcaaagtggttaaattgcaaaagatagaAACTTTTGAATTATAAGTGAAAAACCAAACTAATCAAAGGGTTTCAAATTACCAAACAATGAAACTATAaacttaaattgccaaagatttaaactttagagttagaaagaaaaaaatctatttttttttagaaaactcCCAAAACCTATAGTACAACTTCCATATGCATACATACATTGCTTATTTATAGTTTATAATTTATttgaataagaaaaaaaaaaagttttaggGTAGTTGTCGGCAGACGCTACTAGTGTTTTGGTGTTTCAATGGTACTTGAGTGTAGAATTGACATGGTAGCGTAGGATTGAACGGGGCTAGGGTGGTATCTTTCCACCCATAGAATGTATACCTTTATATAAACAATGTCAAGTTTAATAAACCGTATAAATACTTGTATGTGGTACTGGTCACTGGTGGGATATAGTTTTATAATTTTACTCTCTGGAAATTGGAACTGGTCTCActatataagtatatatattttaaaggATAGCACACTTTGCAAGGTTAAGGGGCAACATGTACAAAGTCGGATGGTGTTAACTTTTAGAGCGCTATGTTAAACATTACAAGATtacttagggtctgtttggtatggggtaacgGAATAGATGAGATAATGAAATGGACAaggtaatggaatagatgagggaATGCAATGGAGCATTACTATTCTATATCTTGTTTGGTTAACATGTGAGAATAAAAAGAATTATTATAGTGTATTGTTTGGTAGGCAAGAAAAAATGAAGAAATAAAATCAGCGGTGActggtggtggttggtggcggcGATTGTGGGTGGTGATAGGCGGCGGTGGTGGCGGCTGTGGGGGCGGCGGTGGCGGTGACGGGTAGGTAGTGACGgcggtggtggttggtggcggcggtggcggtggcgggtGGCAACGACGACGGGTGGGTGCGGTGGCGGCGGCGGTAGTGGGCGTGGGTGGTGGCAacagtggtgggtggtggtggcagcagtgggtggcggtggtggcgagCAGCGTcggtggtgtcacaccccaaccgatggcggaaacatcagagtgcgagcactaggcgttcagattgctcatgagatttccACAACACTATTATTTCAATAAAGATTAGCTGATTTCATGCAAATGTCTAACAAACGTCATGACAAGTATCTCATTACAAACCAAATCATAaattgttcaaattgttcaaaagactaatattaactaggcgacgtttctaagcatctcctagcttgatttccatgCATTCGAAAGCAACCTattagcctgcaacatgtattaaaatatcaatacaaaagtactggcgagtatacaagtttgataatagaataatagattaaaaacaactcatatccacaatgtaagCAATAAAAATAGTTTCAGTAGTGCTAGTGTCGTAGTCAACGCAgcgatagcccaagtatcccgatgctttagtgtttacccaagactcaaggtaaactagaatcctcctaacaataccccccgagaataatgggggaggtgcatctcctatagcactactattgttaaggcggaactacacactctggattaaacgtcacatagcacaaagaatcaagaatcaagaatcacaagtttcacgtaCATATAGGATAGAGTTTAAGTttcaaagtttcaagtttaagtttcatagaatacatgttgcaccccaaaagtttaaagtaaaaggggatcgagtatactcacagtgattgcttaacagtataAACtgctattggatcaaagggagctctttttagaattagcctgattagattacaatggAATAAGAGTCGGGAAAAATAACGAGATTGCATAAGTGTCAAATTAGTCACTGGATcagatggctgtccgatcggatggcaatccaatcggattgccaGTCGGTCGGGTGACTTATGTGTATGAGGAGTTTAGagggctgcccgatcggatggccatctgatcgggtTGCCACTTGGTTTGAAATTTACAAAGAAGGGAAAAGGTGGCTGCCCGATCGGGCGGCTGTCCGATTGGGTTGCCACTCGATCTGGGTGTAAGTGTCTTGGTCACCTTAATCGGGTGGCTGCTCGATCgggcggctgtccgatcgggttgccacttgaTCAAGGTTTCCAATGTTTCCAAGTTTCTGAAAAAGTGACTAAGTGTTGGAAAGTTTCAAGTTTCAGGGAACAAGGACAAGTGTCACCTGatagggtggctgtccgatcggacggctgtccgatcgggttgccgctcGGGCGACCCTTGTTCTTGTTTACCATTTTTGTAAAATTCCTAAGTTTCTAGCTTAACGGTGACGGTACGGCACGTACTGTGACAACAGTAACTCATTAGCACACCGCCGTTCTgatcgggtgggaatcacccTTGTCCGATCAATTGTCTGTTCGTAACGAGTTAATGTCAGAATCCGTTCCATGACCGTCTTCACTGGTATTAACTCAAATCCAAGCCGACTTTAGACTATTCATCCAGTCCACAGCCCGTTTAGATCCAGGTTCCACCGATTGAGGTGAAAGTTTGAGAAAAATATGAAGATACTCAAGTTTTATAGGAAAAAGTCTAGATTTAGCTTAGATTTAGTGTGAAAACGCATGAAACATCTTAGATTTGAGCTAGATCTTCCTCAGAATGACATCACATGGCAGTTTGTACAAacctccatgatgacatcaccctcaagaactcagatccgagagatttcacggtgaaaagtgtgatttcaagtgagaatcacgtagagaatgatgtgtagagcgagaaagtacaaagatctagtgcaaaacgtaccgaaatcagcAAGAAAATGGCGTTTGTGCGTCTGAGTCGAGCAgtgctgtcacatcagtgaaggactgatgtgacaactgctatttatagtgtgagagtGCAGAGAGGAGGGAAGGTGTGCTCGGAAcgggtggcagtccgatcggacggccatccgatcggacggccatccgatcgggtggtcatccgatagggtgacaatccgatcggattccCACTCTGGCCAATCCAACATTTCCGTGTTCCcgtctttgattcgttttgcgagttaggTTAAGCGTTGCATTGCGTATAGTTTAGGTAAAGTATCTAGATTACATCACAAACCAAAAGTCTCCAAGtttcatagattccgccagtgacaaggctccagtctctcgttcaaccaagaatcaagtctcacgagtctaaggagtcaagccccaaacaagtttcaagagttaagaatcatagtttctcaagcatcaagaatcaagagtccaagtatcaagtatcaagaatcaacatAAAGAATCTAGCTTCcatagtatcaagaatcaagtatctagtttAATCTTTAAGCACCAAGAGTCAAGTATCTAGATTTAAGTATCAAGTCTCATAgtttaagtatcaagaatcaagcatctagaataaagaatcaagtatcaTAGTGTTAAGCATCTAGTACCAATCCAAAAGTGTCAAAGTATCACATTACAAagcacagggaccaaaattgacaatcAAGGGAAGTTCAGGGGCTGATCTTGCCAAGtgtctaaagtttagggacgctgggcgttacaggTGGTGTCAGTGGTGGTTGGTGGCGGTGAAGGCGGCAGTGGGTGGCAACGATGCGCGTCGGTGATGGTTGGTGGCGACgagatggtggtgggtggcagcggTGGCGGTGGCCGTCGGGTAGCGGCAGGGATGGTGGCGGGTTGCGGGTGGCGACCACTGGTGGGTGGTGGCAGAGGTGGTGGGTGGTGAAAACGATGGTGGcttgtggtgttgttaatgaaTTGTGCAAGAAtggatggaatgaaaaaaaaaaaaaacaagggggGAGGAtgaaatgattttgagggaatgaaatGCCTTTTGTAATGGGTGATTCTATTCCAttgatcaatcaaacatcattttCTTCATTCCCACGTAATTGTCCATTTCATTGCGCCTCTCACTcttgcataccaaacactaccttactATTATAATTGCTTTTGAAGTTTTGATGTATAAATTTATAACGTTACACTCAAAcactcaaacacacacacacacacacacacatatatatatatatatatatatatatatatatatatatatatatatatatatcaatagattaaacattacattttaaTGCATATTGTAATTAATACAAATTGGTTGAGACTAAACGTGAGGGGCGGATATAGCCTTTAAATAGGGGTAGTCTCCGCTACCCGTTAACGCTTCGACGGTAgtgtaaaatttgaaaaaaattgaCATTTTTCCGATTTCGCTGCCCCTATAGAAAAGAAAAGTTTGAAATGTTGCCCCTTGACATTTTTTTAGATCCGCCACTTGTAAACGTACCCCATATATGTTGAATACACCCTCTTATCAATGATGTGGCTGATTTAGTGAGTGCATTGTCTAGAACAACCCATACAAATTACATAGACCTACATATTTTTTTGTCAAACCCGGTTTGAATCAAAACCAGTTCCGGTTATAAACCGATTTTTGAGAAGTCGATTTTAACCTATATAAATCAATTTGAGTCGGTTTGAAACCGGTTTTCTCAACGGGTTTTCAATATCAGTTCGAGTCCAAACCAAGAGAGTGAACGAGATCTATTACCGGTAGATAAACtggtggtttggtttggtttggtttggttaggATTCAAATCAATCTCGCGAAAACCGGTTTAGGTGGCCGGGTTAAGAACCGGTTTGGCCGGTTTTTGAAGGTACACAGTTTCTATAAGTCTTATAGTATAAGATACCTTTAAAACTTCAAAACAAGAAGTTCGAATTCTCCCAAATTGAGAGAAACGAACGAACCCTCCGGTGAAGGCTTTTTGTCCGGCATCGATCGGTGTATCTATCTCCTTCATTGTTAACAAGTAATCATCTAACTTCAAACATCTTCATTCATCAAAAAATTGTTGAATTATTATCATCGCTGTCATTGTTTCATGCTCGCTTTCATATTTAGGGTTTTTTCATCGGTAATTTCAGTTTCAATATGTTGTTACTGGCGCTATGATTGCAAATTGATGTCGAATTTGTTACTGGAAAAAGGCTAAGTTGAAAACCTAAAGTTGAATCATGAAAGCTAATGCTGTATAGATGATGCAAATTGATGTTGATTTATTTACGAATTTACCACTGAACTTATTCTATTTGTAGCCTTTGCTATGCAgtttaatatgtttttatttttttttgtctcTAATTTATCATTCCAATATCAATTTGGCAGTTGAAATGGTAGCTATTAGCATCTAAATTCAggatgtagtttttttttttttttttgaattaagGAAGTGTTTTGTTTTGAGCATTAGGCACTTGAAATTATAAACTGTAATTTGGAATTATTTCCCCAATCTAACGAAATGTAGAATTTTGAAATCTAGTCTTGTTTATGCAAAATTCATATTAGAAATCTAGCACGTTTTTAGTGAAGTTCGTATGTGCTAAAATTTTGAAAATGGTCGGTCGTTTACGTGTAATTATGTATATTATGTAAGACGTGATAATAAACTTGACGTTAGGCACCAAATCATCGAATATTCATCATAGTGTGAAGATTAAT from Helianthus annuus cultivar XRQ/B chromosome 7, HanXRQr2.0-SUNRISE, whole genome shotgun sequence includes the following:
- the LOC110868397 gene encoding Golgi to ER traffic protein 4 homolog — translated: MSRERFRKALLPPGAENIEKLKNIVEEGNYYGAQQMYKTISSRYATVGRFSEAFDLLQSGACLQLEHDQVTCGGELAMLFVEMLVKAKVDFDEDYLDRIRKIYKKFPRVPVPQNLDLADDDAIHQLSETFGAAKIRVESCSSFLKAAIKWSADSGPRKIGSPELHDMLAEYIYSESPEPDMTRVCYHFARGRNPNRFASTLVNFMGKCYPGEDDLAIARAVLMYLSLGNLRDANNLMDEIEKLAQVKELEFPDSELMRFINYLLQTLMRDALPLFNMLKQKFSSSIERDPTFNELLEDVGEKFYGVRRKNPLQGMFGELFKM